A genomic stretch from Longimicrobium sp. includes:
- a CDS encoding NUDIX domain-containing protein, with product MSETVPVDIPEPVPDWAVRYNAGDYPPHAVTGDAVALALDWSGGNCRLHALLVVRAKEPFAGLDAWPGGFMDWMEDADSVQTAIREMREETGLDAPEFVEALASYSRNGRDPRQFAGYRDEKTGEWIARGARVTTNAYLMLVRKPTDGSGPTAADDASEARWVDVYSHLPWEDLREASRVPSANAAGEVLHVWAAEGGQDRVRRVHDVFGRDEWNEERASDRYGLLMEAGLVPEARRDLWGRAEERDGDERFGRPMAFDHRRILADALGRLRGKIKYMPSTLMALTGPDVTLDELQAACEAIAGRPLPRANFRRAVAHTGAGAPRAPRLVGRTGQTRTREARGPGVAPEIYRFLPEATHARLETSIRFPWLPLADAR from the coding sequence GTGAGCGAAACCGTTCCCGTCGATATCCCCGAGCCCGTTCCCGACTGGGCCGTCCGCTACAACGCGGGCGACTATCCACCCCATGCCGTCACCGGCGACGCCGTGGCGCTGGCGCTGGATTGGAGCGGCGGGAACTGCAGATTGCACGCGCTGCTGGTGGTGCGCGCCAAGGAGCCGTTCGCGGGGCTCGACGCCTGGCCCGGCGGCTTCATGGACTGGATGGAAGACGCCGACTCGGTGCAGACCGCCATCCGCGAGATGCGCGAGGAGACCGGGCTGGACGCGCCCGAGTTCGTGGAGGCGCTGGCCAGCTACAGCCGCAACGGCCGCGACCCGCGCCAGTTCGCCGGCTACCGCGACGAAAAGACCGGCGAGTGGATCGCCCGGGGCGCGCGGGTGACGACCAACGCCTACCTGATGCTCGTCCGCAAGCCGACCGACGGCAGCGGCCCCACCGCCGCGGACGATGCCTCGGAGGCACGCTGGGTGGACGTGTACTCGCACCTGCCCTGGGAAGACCTGCGCGAAGCCAGCCGCGTACCGTCCGCCAACGCCGCAGGCGAGGTGCTTCACGTATGGGCGGCGGAAGGCGGGCAGGACCGCGTGCGCCGCGTGCACGACGTGTTCGGGCGGGACGAATGGAACGAGGAGCGCGCGTCGGACCGCTACGGGCTGCTGATGGAGGCCGGCTTGGTCCCCGAGGCGCGGCGCGACCTGTGGGGGAGGGCAGAGGAGCGCGACGGCGACGAACGGTTCGGCCGGCCGATGGCGTTCGACCACCGCCGCATCCTGGCGGACGCGCTGGGCAGGCTGCGTGGCAAGATCAAGTACATGCCGTCCACCCTGATGGCGCTCACCGGGCCGGACGTGACGCTCGACGAGCTGCAGGCCGCCTGCGAGGCCATCGCGGGCCGTCCCCTCCCTCGCGCCAACTTCCGCCGGGCCGTCGCCCACACCGGCGCGGGCGCGCCGCGGGCGCCCCGGCTGGTGGGACGCACCGGGCAGACGCGCACCCGCGAAGCCCGCGGTCCCGGCGTGGCGCCCGAGATCTACCGTTTTCTCCCCGAAGCCACGCACGCACGCCTGGAAACCTCCATCCGCTTCCCGTGGCTCCCGCTGGCCGACGCCCGGTAG